One Chitinophaga varians DNA window includes the following coding sequences:
- the rnhA gene encoding ribonuclease HI, with amino-acid sequence MAELQIYTDGASRGNPGPGGYGVVLLWGSVRKELSQGYRKTTNNRMELLAVITALEALKKEGLEMTIFTDSKYVVDSIEKGWIWGWVKTGFKDKKNKDLWMRFIPLYRRHKVKMQWVKGHASNPLNNRCDELATQAADSGNWLIDQGFESGN; translated from the coding sequence GAATTGCAGATATATACGGATGGCGCCTCCCGCGGCAATCCCGGGCCCGGTGGCTACGGTGTGGTATTATTATGGGGAAGTGTGCGCAAGGAATTATCACAGGGATACCGTAAAACAACGAACAACAGGATGGAGCTGCTGGCGGTGATCACCGCACTCGAGGCGTTAAAGAAAGAAGGACTGGAAATGACCATTTTTACAGACAGTAAATATGTAGTGGACAGTATCGAAAAAGGCTGGATATGGGGCTGGGTAAAAACCGGTTTTAAAGATAAAAAGAACAAAGACCTGTGGATGCGTTTCATTCCGCTCTACAGAAGACATAAAGTCAAAATGCAATGGGTGAAAGGCCATGCCAGCAACCCGCTCAACAACCGTTGCGATGAACTGGCCACACAGGCCGCCGATAGCGGCAACTGGCTGATAGACCAGGGCTTCGAAAGCGGAAATTAA